The Porites lutea chromosome 9, jaPorLute2.1, whole genome shotgun sequence sequence acaaaaacaactgctgccaggtcttctcacgAGGCGGTAATAACCGGccattgttcgtaaatgaatataagtttaaagtaggatgacagtcgtcttcgcttaAAAACaggttttctggatttcgccgagcaaaacataaacatcttttcagcaaatctaAACCATACttcacgacttcttacgaacatgtgagtattttaactttaggtggactttgagactcttttacctttgtttttgctcagtttccattgatcgttaacgaataaataagcaaattaattttatttcctagttttacagaaagaattctcattcaaactagacgattgtggcgtgtttgcaatcagccaatagaagcgtttgttattgtgaaGCTCGATAacagaattttgcagttaatcaaaaagcaagcatttttgtcagggctatattataaaagaatttgctcatgcttttagctgtgcgtatatcgaatTATGGATGCGCTTGgcaagtttggagagcactcaagaagctagagttccTCTTTGCTGCCCCTCGAGCTACTCTTACGCAAACTTCAACTTCtactccaaacttcccgcgtgcatccataactcgatatacgcacgcaaagcatgaacaaattcttaacttGTTTCTATGGATAACCTCGAAAATTTGTGAAATAACAGTAGTTGCATGATTTGCCCCCTAATGCGAGGAAGCTAAATCATCTTTGCGACTTGGAGTTCATAAAGCAAGTTGAACAAGGATAAGTTGATTTATTTGTTGGAATGAACTCCTTTTCTCCGCTGCATCCGGAGGCATCAGGTGACGTGCAACACACCAATCCGCCAACCGTTACTGAGTTCAGGGTTCTAAAGAAACTTACCCGTCTTAATCCGGCTAAAGCCTTACGGCCGGACGCAATACCTGTGTGTCTTTTGAAAGAGAACGCAGACTTACTGGCCCAAGTGGTTAGTGATGTCCTTAACTGTTCATACTTAGAGGCTCGACTACCCAAATCCTGGAAGGAAGCCGATATTGCCCCTGTTCCCAAGCAGACCCCTGTGGACTACGTAAACAAGCACTTGAGACCAATATCACTTACTCCTGTCCTTTCCAAGTTAGCTGAGGACTTTGAGGTTGATCGTGACGTCAAACCTGCCGTGCTTGCTAAGGTCGATCCTAGGCAGTTTGGCACCGTTCCCGGTTCAAGTACCTCTGAAGCCCTAGTTAACATGATCTACATCTGGAACGGTGCCACTGACGGTAATGGAGCCACTATGAGGGTGGTTCTCTTTGACTTTAAGAAAGCTTTCGACCTCATTGACCACTGGATTTTGGTCGGGAAGTTCTGCTAATGGGACATCTCTGACCCTGTCATCTCTTGGATCATCGATTTCCTCACTGCGCGCAAACAGCGAGTTAAACTTGGCCATGACTTCTTCTCTACCGGCGAGGGTTCCCCAAGGCACAAAAAATTGGGGCCATGGCTGTTCATCATTATGATCAACGAGCTTGATGTTCCTGCTACCGATCTCTGGAAATACGTCGACGATACGACCATCTCGGAGTTAAATATGCCAAGACGAGGTATTACTGTGACTTGTTTCAGGattccaaagagaaaaaagtttgGAATGCGGTCAATGAAGTTTGTTATCGCAACTCTACTTCAAAAAGTGTCCAGTGCATTATTTGTGACGGAATTCAGCACACTACACCTAAATCTATTGCTTCAGCAATGAACAGCTTTTTTGCGTCTATTGGTAAGGGACTGGCTGATAAAATAACAACTACTTGGCCGAGTTGTTATTCAAGTACAGATTTGCCGAAGTCTCATTTCCAGTTGGCTGAACTAGAGGAATCGTTTGTGCTTCAGCAGCTCCTCGCTCTGAAGGCAAACAGGGCGATCGGCTAGGACAAAATTAGTGCATGATTGCTCAAAAACTCTGCTCATACGATTGCACTATCTGTTATTAAGTTACTGAATCTATCAATTAAAACTGGTAAATTTCCTAAATTGTGGAAATGTTCTAAAATTACAGCCCTCTTTAAGTCAGGGGACCGGACAAATGCATCAAACTACCGACCTATCTCTATTCTGCCTACACTCAGCAAGATTCTTGAGAAAGTTGTACATACACAGTTATACCAGTTCCTGGTTGCCAATAAACTCCTCTCAGGAAAACAGTTTGGATTCCGGAAGGGACTGTCCACTATATCTGCTCTGACATCCTTTGCCGACGAAGTCCTTCTCAATATGGAACAGGGTAGACTATGTGGAGCCGTGTTTTTGGATCTAACAAAAACTTTTGGTACGGTGGATCATCAGATCTTATTGTCTAAGCTATCGGCGTATGGTTTGTCTGGAAATTCGCTTCAGTGGTTTCGTTCCTATATCACTGACCGAAAACAGCGTACATCTTGTGGGAATGAGATGTCTAACGAGTTTCTAGTAACTCACGGGGTGCCTCAGGGTAGCATATTAGGCCCttgttgtttgttatttatatcaatgatcggCCAAGCATTCTGGAATGCTGCCGTGCGTCCCTCTTTGCAGACGACACCGTGATTTACTGTTACGGCTCATCTTCCCAGGAGCTCAGTGATAAGCTAAATCGCGACTTGTTGGCCGtagcgaaataatggctaaactATCACAAGCTAACTTTGAATCACGAGAAAACAAAATGCATGCTTGTTGGTAGTAATAGGAAGTTGGGGAGCAAAATGGCTCTAACAGTATCAATCTTCGACCACAATGTAAATAATGTCAACAGCCTCAAATACCTTGGAATTTTTATATCATCTGATTTTACATGGACAAATCATGTTGAAAATACTGCTGGCAAAATTAATCAAATGTTTGGTCTCCTTACTTCCATTGAGCATATATTTAActattaatgaatgaggctgagtatcttatgaaaaattttggagatcagggagggtgttatccttcgaggccgtaggccgaggcggataacagcctttgagatctccataattcttcatataatacgaaagccgaattcaataaattgttttattgttcattcaaaataattcctagtttaaaaacaaagctaaaacatgcttacctccatcgatgttatgttcaccttcgatagtgctcgtttagggttgttcagctccgcaaatattctccaaatagcagatgtcgcccttcgagttgtgttcttgctgttcttgccatgtctatagctataatttcgcctagttcttactcttgaaataagtgaaatgtccgccattttttgttttcacgaccaaaacaactcaacttcgtccccaggtcttcttggttaacggcGCATTAACCTACAAGAACcctgcttttttgacgtcatttcctcgttaaacacaaaattcttccaaatttggtcatcagtaactggttatggtgaattatgcgtgttcttttagccaatcagaattggggaaacactttgaatgaataatattacCTTTTAGTGCACGCCTTCGTTTTTATAATAGTCTTTTCATGCCTTTATTTGATTATGCAGACCTTGTTTGGGGAGACAAGCGTAATGTAAGCTTAATGACCAGTTTGCAAGTCTTGCAGAATAAGGCtgctaaaataattttagacAGACCTAGCTCTTTATTCTTCTGCTACGCATGTGCTTGCCACTCCTAAGTGGGTTCCATTAGCAAAAAGGCGTTTTCAGAGAAGATGTATCTATGTGTATAAGTGTTTAAATGGACTTGTTGAGCATGATACgaacttataataataataataatttattacatttaatatagcgctttaactattaaaatattctaaagcgcttttacaagaaaataaatatatatatacaataaatggaaagaaataataaaagtaataagaatattaaattacaaattaaaagctttcttaaaaagataagtcttcaactgtacttta is a genomic window containing:
- the LOC140949078 gene encoding uncharacterized protein — translated: MNSFSPLHPEASGDVQHTNPPTVTEFRVLKKLTRLNPAKALRPDAIPVCLLKENADLLAQVVSDVLNCSYLEARLPKSWKEADIAPVPKQTPVDYVNKHLRPISLTPVLSKLAEDFEVDRDVKPAVLAKVDPRQFGTVPGSSTSEALVNMIYIWNGATDGNGATMRVVLFDFKKAFDLIDHWILVGKFC